From Chryseotalea sp. WA131a:
CCTTCTTCATGAATTAGCGGGCGCAAACCTGCCCAACTTGACTCGATATCAGAAAGTTGAAGATTTACCGTTGGAAAAGTTGCGTTGACTGCTTTTAAAATATACTCGGCATCATCTGTTGAGGTGCGCACGTCATCTTTATCACTAGTGTAATTTGTATCGGTGGTGCCAATATAAGTCGTTCGATCGCGCGGGATTCCAAAAATCATCCGACCATCGCCCACATCAAAATAAATGGCCTGTTTTACATTGAATTTTTCACGAGGCACAACGATATGAACACCTTTTGTAAGGTGTAGATGTTTGCCTTTTTTTGAATGATTGACTTCGCGCAATTCATCTACCCATGGGCCAGCAGCGTTTACCACCACTGTTGCTTTTATCTGTTGTTCAATATTGGTAAGGATGTCGACCGCTCTTACACCAGCAATTTTTTCTTCACTGTAGGCGAAGTCAAGCGCCTGGCAATAATTAATTGCAACGGCACCGTTGGCAATAGCGGTCTTCACAATTTCAACAGTCAACCGCGCATCATCGGTTCGATATTCTGCATACAGTGCCCCTCCTTTTACATCATCTGACTTTAGAAGCGGCTCTTGTCGCAGCGTCTGCGCTCGAGTCAACATTTTTCGCTGATCTTCGGGCTTTACCCCAGCCAATAAATCGTAAATTTTCAAACCCAACGAGGCCAACCAATAACCCATTCCTTTCTGCTCGTACAGCGGCAGCAACATTTTCTCTGGCACTACCAAATGGGGCGCAAGGGAATGCACAACAGCTCGCTCACTTCCCACCTCTTTTACCAACCCAAATTCAAGTTGCTTTAAGTACCGAAGGCCTCCATGTATGAGTTTGGTAGACCTGCTACTGGTGCCGTGGGCAAAGTCTCCTTTTTCCAGTAATAAAACCTTTAATCCACGCGTGGCTGCATCCAAAGCAATGCCTGCCCCTGTTATTCCTCCACCAATAATCAATAAATCGAAAGAAGATTGCGTTAGTTTTGCTAACCAGGTTGTACGCTGTATGTCTGAAAAAAAAGTGAGGCTGTTCAAAAAAGTTGGTTTTACCAAATTTCTACCAAATTCATCGCTTTTTTTCATTTCTGCGAAATTTTTTTTGTAGAGGCATTTAATTTATTTTGGGAAAATTTTTCAAATACCCTAGAACTCTCCCGCATGGAAATCTTTCTAAAAGCCGATACTTGGCTTGCATTGCTCACTTTGTGCTTTCTTGAAATCGTTTTGGGGATTGACAATATCATCTTCATTTCTATTGTTTCGAACAAATTGCCCGAACATCAGCGGCAACGTGCGCGCAATTTGGGTTTATTTTTGGCCATGTTTGTGAGGATCATCTTCTTGCTATGCATTACTTGGATTATTCAATTTAAGGAACCGCTCTTTGCCGTTAATGATTTCATGCCCGATTTCCTGATCAACTTCTTTCAGTTTGATGGCAACCATACTTTTAGCGGTCGTGATTTGATTTTAGGATTTGGTGGACTTTTTCTAATCGCAAAAAGCACCATGGAAATCAATCATGAAATGGAGGGTGACGAAGAAGAGGAACTTGGTGGGGGCAAAACAAAAGGTGTAACCTTAACGGGAACGATTGTCCAAATCATTTTGCTCGACATCATTTTTTCTTTTGACTCCATCCTTACCGCCATCGGTATTGTATCGGAAGTATCCCTCATGATCATTGCTGTGATTATTTCCATAGGTGTAATGATGTTTTTCTCCGGTGCCATCAGCAAGTTTATCCAAAAGCATCCATCTATGGAAGTATTGGCACTAGGCTTCTTGATCCTCATTGGTTTTATGTTATTCTTAGAAGCATTGCACCAAGAGATACCGAAAGGCTATGTTTATTTTGCCGTGGCCTTCTCTTTGTTGATTGAGTTCACGAACATTCGCGTTAGAAACAAGCGAAAGAGTAAAACCAAACCCGTAAAGCTACACAAAACCTACACCGAAGAAGAGGCAAAAAAGGCCATCGAAGAATAATCTGAAAATGACACAAGACCTTCGCTACCCCATTGGAAAATTCCAATCGAAAGAGAGTTTCTCATCTGATGAAGTTAAATCTTTTATACATAGGATTGCGCTTGCGCCCATTCAATACGAAAAAGAATTATCCTCTTTGAGCGATGCTCAACTAGATACGCCCTATCGAGAAGGTGGTTGGACGATACGTCAAGTGGTTCATCATGTAGCCGATAGCCACATGAATGCCTACATTCGTATCAAGTGGGCACTCACTGAAAATAACCCAGTCATAAAAGCATATGATGAAAAAGAGTGGGCCAACACGCCCGAAACAAAGGCGCCTCCAACTCTTTCGCTCAATCTCTTAAAAGCACTTCACGAAAAAATCGTACAACTGGCCAGTCAATTATCCGAGGATGAATTAGCCAAAACATTTACGCATCCAGAAACAAAGCGTCAAATTCGCTTAGATCAGTTATTAGGTACCTATGCATGGCACGGAGAGCATCACTTGGCCCATATTACTACCCTAAAACAAAAAATGGGTTGGTAAAAAAAGTAGTGAATGAGCAATGCGCATGTAAATCGGACGCAAAGGACAATAGGCAAAAATCACATAAACAAAACACTATTTCTATTCATGCAACATGAATACTTATCAGCAGCCTGCCGTTCTTTTCAATCGACACCTCGAAACAATCTACCCTGCCATTTTTCGAAAAGTTCATTCCATTGACTATCAGCGCGAGCGCATTTCAACTCCCGATAACGATTTTCTGGATTTAGATTGGCTGAGAAAAGGTTCAAGAAAATTGGTTGTTATCTCACATGGGTTGGAAGGCAATTCACATCGCGCTTACGTGAAGGGAATGGCCAAAGCATTTTACGACCAAGGCTTTGACGCATTGGCCTGGAATTACCGAGGGTGCAGCCAAGAAATGAATAGGCAACTTCGGTTCTATCACAGCGGTGCAACAGACGATTTGGATCTAGTAGTTACCCATGCTTCAAAAAACTATGACGAAATATATTTAATTGGTTTCAGCCTGGGCGGAAACTTGACCTTGAAGTATGTTGGAGAAAGACGAGATCAAATCAATCCCACAATCAAAAAAGCATCGGCCTTTTCGGTGCCCATCCATTTGCATTCCAGTTGTATCCAAATTTCAAAGCCAGGCAATTGGCTTTACACCGACCGGTTTTTGAAGAGCTTACAGGCCAAAGTAGCTGCCAAATCCAAACAAATGAAAGGGCTCGATCTTTCGCATTTCAAAAAAATCAAAACGCTTATGGATTTTGATGAATGTTATACGGCTCCGATTCATGGTTTTGCCAGTGCTATTGACTACTATCAAAAATCAAGCGCAATCAATTTCCTTAACGGTATCCGCATCCCCACCTTATTGGTAAATGCACAAAATGATCCATTCCTGAGCAATGAATGTTTTCTTAAAAGCAATGACAATCCATACTTAAAATTTGAAAGCCCGCAGTATGGTGGGCACGTTGGTTTTTCGCTCTTTGATAAAAGTGGGCTATATTGGTCGGAATTACGAGCCCTCGATTTTATAAATGGTTGAACGATTTTCTATTGGCGTTACTGCTGCTTCGCTTGCAGACCGCTACAAGGTGGAAGAACCGATCTTTTTGCCAAAATACAATGGTGCACCCACCCAACTTTTTCCGGTACTCACCAGTGAAACACCGCAAGGTTTTTCCTTCTTCTATTGGGGGGTAGCTCCCGAATGGGCCAAAAACAAATCAATGGCCGAGCGATTGATTAATGTTCGGGCCGAGCAGATTGCCGAGCGACCTGTGTTAAAAAAATCGTTGCTCAACTATCGATGCATAATTCCTTCGGATGGGTTTTATGCTTGGAAGAAAGTTGGTAAAAAGACTTCCATTCCGTGGCGAATTTTTCCAAAGACCAAATCTATTTTATCGATTGCAGGCTTTTGGGAGGAGTATGATGATGAAGAGGATAGCAGCTTTCACACCTTTACCATCATTACACAAGCGAGCTCAGCCTTCGCGGCTACCATCACCGAACGGATGCCTCTTTATTTATCAAAAGAAGAGGAGAAAATTTGGTTGGATAAAAATTCGGAAGAAACAGTTTTGCTAAAACTCATCCAGCAACCCGAACCACTGGAACTTGATGGGTTTACAGTATCGCCTCAACTCAGTAATGTTGCATTTGATAAGCCATCACTGCATTTGCCGATGCCGGCTGCCGATCAATACGGCAATCTGACCTTGTTCAATTAATCGCGATACATAACCGCTTTTACCGCTTTTACCGTTCTTGCCACACTTGGCAAAATTTCATCAATCAAAGTAGGTGCATAGGGAAGCGGAACATCCAAGCTGTTAATGCGATGAATGGGGGCATCTAAATAATCGAATGCGTGTTTTTGAACATGGTAAGTAATCTCAGAAGAGATGGCAGCCAACGGCCACGCTTCTTCCACTACCACCAATCGGTTGGTCTTTTTTACAGATTCCACCACGGTAGCATAATCAATTGGCCGAACAGAACGTAAGTCAATCACCTCAACCGAAATACCCTCTTTCTCCAATTCAATAGCAGCAGCCAGCACCACCTTCATAATTTTTCCGAAAGAAACGATGGTAACATCTGTGCCTGCTCGTTTAATATCTGCTACCCCGATTGGAATCAAATACTCTTCTGTTGGCACTTCTCCTTTATCGCCATACATCAATTCTGACTCCATAAAAATTACCGGGTCATTATCACGAATGGAAGTCTTCAACAAACCTTTTGCATCGTAAGGCGTGAAAGGCACAACCACTTTTAAGCCTGGCGTATTGGCAAACCAATTTTCAAAGTTTTGCGAGTGCTGTGAGCTCAGCATACCTGCATTACCTGTTGGCCCTCGAAACACGATGGGTATATTGAACTGCCCACCAGACATGGAAAGCATTTTAGCAGCCGAGTTAATGATCTGGTCAATTGCTACTAACGAAAAATTGAAAGTCATGAATTCAACGATTGGGCGTATGCCGTTCATAGCAGCACCCACACCAATTCCCCCAAAGCCAAGTTCGGCAATAGGTGTATCGATTACCCGTTTGGGTCCAAATTCATCCAGCATGCCTTGGCTGACTTTATAAGCACCGTTGTATTCGGCTACCTCTTCGCCCATTAAAAAAACGGAAGGGTCTCTTCTCATTTCCTCGCTCATGGCCTCGCGCAACGCTTCTCTAAACTGAATTTCCCTCATATCACGGGTATTTAATGGTTAAGTCAACTAAGCCTGTAAAAATAAGTGGCCTTTAGCAGTTTTAAAAATGAGTTAAGAACTTTTACAAAATTGGAAAAGGTATAAAACAAAAGACCCTGACGATAATCGCCAGGGTCTTTTGTTTATTTCCAGATGAATTATTTTAATGCGTTACGGAATGCA
This genomic window contains:
- the glpD gene encoding glycerol-3-phosphate dehydrogenase, which produces MKKSDEFGRNLVKPTFLNSLTFFSDIQRTTWLAKLTQSSFDLLIIGGGITGAGIALDAATRGLKVLLLEKGDFAHGTSSRSTKLIHGGLRYLKQLEFGLVKEVGSERAVVHSLAPHLVVPEKMLLPLYEQKGMGYWLASLGLKIYDLLAGVKPEDQRKMLTRAQTLRQEPLLKSDDVKGGALYAEYRTDDARLTVEIVKTAIANGAVAINYCQALDFAYSEEKIAGVRAVDILTNIEQQIKATVVVNAAGPWVDELREVNHSKKGKHLHLTKGVHIVVPREKFNVKQAIYFDVGDGRMIFGIPRDRTTYIGTTDTNYTSDKDDVRTSTDDAEYILKAVNATFPTVNLQLSDIESSWAGLRPLIHEEGKSASELSRKDEIFVSDTGLISIAGGKLTGYRKMAERIVDKVLKDYFPANRAQCKTNKIQLIGSDFKNYAEVRKYTEALRKQLAVLGVEGHTHYLVHNYGKQTDLILDRLKNNLEKEVDVALAKAECWFCLKFEMVLKPTDYFIRRTGMLYFNRPRMEKLLSPILQEFANHFEWNNNQLMEESKKLTDALSNSINF
- a CDS encoding TerC family protein, which gives rise to MEIFLKADTWLALLTLCFLEIVLGIDNIIFISIVSNKLPEHQRQRARNLGLFLAMFVRIIFLLCITWIIQFKEPLFAVNDFMPDFLINFFQFDGNHTFSGRDLILGFGGLFLIAKSTMEINHEMEGDEEEELGGGKTKGVTLTGTIVQIILLDIIFSFDSILTAIGIVSEVSLMIIAVIISIGVMMFFSGAISKFIQKHPSMEVLALGFLILIGFMLFLEALHQEIPKGYVYFAVAFSLLIEFTNIRVRNKRKSKTKPVKLHKTYTEEEAKKAIEE
- a CDS encoding putative metal-dependent hydrolase, giving the protein MTQDLRYPIGKFQSKESFSSDEVKSFIHRIALAPIQYEKELSSLSDAQLDTPYREGGWTIRQVVHHVADSHMNAYIRIKWALTENNPVIKAYDEKEWANTPETKAPPTLSLNLLKALHEKIVQLASQLSEDELAKTFTHPETKRQIRLDQLLGTYAWHGEHHLAHITTLKQKMGW
- a CDS encoding alpha/beta fold hydrolase; translation: MNTYQQPAVLFNRHLETIYPAIFRKVHSIDYQRERISTPDNDFLDLDWLRKGSRKLVVISHGLEGNSHRAYVKGMAKAFYDQGFDALAWNYRGCSQEMNRQLRFYHSGATDDLDLVVTHASKNYDEIYLIGFSLGGNLTLKYVGERRDQINPTIKKASAFSVPIHLHSSCIQISKPGNWLYTDRFLKSLQAKVAAKSKQMKGLDLSHFKKIKTLMDFDECYTAPIHGFASAIDYYQKSSAINFLNGIRIPTLLVNAQNDPFLSNECFLKSNDNPYLKFESPQYGGHVGFSLFDKSGLYWSELRALDFING
- a CDS encoding SOS response-associated peptidase; the protein is MVERFSIGVTAASLADRYKVEEPIFLPKYNGAPTQLFPVLTSETPQGFSFFYWGVAPEWAKNKSMAERLINVRAEQIAERPVLKKSLLNYRCIIPSDGFYAWKKVGKKTSIPWRIFPKTKSILSIAGFWEEYDDEEDSSFHTFTIITQASSAFAATITERMPLYLSKEEEKIWLDKNSEETVLLKLIQQPEPLELDGFTVSPQLSNVAFDKPSLHLPMPAADQYGNLTLFN
- a CDS encoding pyruvate dehydrogenase complex E1 component subunit beta gives rise to the protein MREIQFREALREAMSEEMRRDPSVFLMGEEVAEYNGAYKVSQGMLDEFGPKRVIDTPIAELGFGGIGVGAAMNGIRPIVEFMTFNFSLVAIDQIINSAAKMLSMSGGQFNIPIVFRGPTGNAGMLSSQHSQNFENWFANTPGLKVVVPFTPYDAKGLLKTSIRDNDPVIFMESELMYGDKGEVPTEEYLIPIGVADIKRAGTDVTIVSFGKIMKVVLAAAIELEKEGISVEVIDLRSVRPIDYATVVESVKKTNRLVVVEEAWPLAAISSEITYHVQKHAFDYLDAPIHRINSLDVPLPYAPTLIDEILPSVARTVKAVKAVMYRD